The nucleotide window ATAATCCTTGACTCAAATAGGCGACATCGCACCACATGATATACACGTAATGAAATTATCAGCCTGTGAATCCAGTTACCCACTTATATGACAATACACGGGAAAAGGGCAAGTACAGACTAGACAGGTAAAGTAGGATAAGGAAGGAAGCATTCGCTGGACAATAACTAGATTACACATAGCTACGCCGTCGTATCAATTCATAATCGGAAACAATATCACGCCCAGGgagcaagaagagggggTACAAGATGGAGatcaagaaataaaaacaatGCAAGTAGCACACAAGTAAGCAACGGATATCCTAGATCAAGCCGACACTCTGGGAGCGTATTTCGCAGCCGCGGTATCGAACAATTCACTCTTTGCTTGAAGGTCGCACAGCAGGGGATGCGTGGGGTTGATCTGTTCGAGGCGCCTATAGTAAGTGCAACGCATGAGTTAGCTACACATTCGTTGAAGGATCAAACACGAGGGGTATAGGGGATTAAACGTACtgctccaactcctccgAAGGCTTGCCAGCCAAGACGTTCAGCACAACAGAGTTAGCGATCAATTCCGCCTCGTCGGGGTACTGCTGCAGAGCCGCAGTCAAGGCGGCCTCGGCCTCAGGCAACCGACCGAGATGGAGTTCAGCCACGGCTTGACCGACGATAGAAAGGGGCGCGGAGGTGCTAGGAGCGGAAGCCAATTCCTCGTAGACGTAGAATGCAGCCTGGTATTTCTCGCCGCCCTAAAAGCAGAAGCACAAAGCAAGTCAGTTCCCATCTCTTAACCTcaaacaacaaaaaaaagcagaGCAAATAGCAGCATGCGCTGCATCCAGGTAAACCACATACAAGTCTCATTCCAACCCACGACTCAGCCAAGTTGACCAGAAGGGAATCCTGCGCCCAGCGCTTCGCAGCCTGAACCTCCTTCAAGGCGAGATCAGAGCGGTTCTGCTGAAGATGAATCTGAACGATCAAGGCCACACTAAATCATTGTCTCCATTAGCTTCCCCacttcccatccatcatcatccagaacaaGTGCACATGTTGGGGGCTGAAGGCTGAAACTCACGCCTCGAGGTTCCCCTGATGCTTGGTCAACAGAGCCAACGCATCCTCACTTTGTCCCTGAGCCTGCAGCAACGTCCCGCACAGAACCTGCACAGTAGCATTGTCGGGGTAATTCTCCGCGAGGTCCTGAGCCAGCTTCAATGCCGATTCAACATCTCCGGTCGACTGCTGAGCCAGCGCTTTCACGGCCGCTAGATCGGGggtctcttcctcgccttcgaCATCGGCGAGAACTTCGTCTGTTTGGCCTAGGGCAATCTTGGCGCGAAGCTGGAGGACACGGGCGGGGAGTTGGTTCTCGGGGGATAGAGCGGAGGTGTCGAATTCGATCACGGCTTGGTATTGACCTTGGTGGAAGGcattgtggatgttgatcAGCTCTGTTATGGGGGGAATATGAGGCATGTTAGTGCTTGAGATCATGGGGGGCGAGTGCGTATTTGTGATCGCTCAATGGACAAAACGTACCACCCTCAGCAGAGAAAGGATCCATTGCGGCGGTTAAAAGGAGAAATTGAGGAGGATTGAATTAAAGAGTAATGAATGGTTTGGGGAGTATAGTTAGGCTGGGGATGGCCATCCGCGGAGGCGGAAGTCGTCACGTTGCCTTTTCCGCGGGCGGTGGGAGGCGGGTGGCCCACATTGGGGCAGGTTGGCCGAGTATGTTGACCTATACCTGAAGCCATGACGCCTCTACTGTTAAAGGTACTGAATCTCATGCATACTAACTACGAGAAGGAATAGTTGGAAAGGATATAAACCAAGCTTGGGTAAAGGCCCGGAATCGAAGCAAAGCGTCCCAGCCGCAATTTCATATTAACACACAAAAGTACAAAATGTAAACAACAGACCTGTTATGGGCTAGGATCTCTTCCGGATACTCTAGCGACAGTGGACCAAACCATGATAGCCAGCTTCCTCAAGAGGCCTCAAACCTCGCTTCATAATGCATTGATCCCCCGCCAGTGATGCCGAATGATGCAACCGTTTCCTCGGtgactccctcttcccttaaTATGCGACCCCGATGCAACGACAATTGATATCTGAAATGACACATCGGATCAAGAAAAACCCCGAGACAGATGCTGAATAAAATGGATTTGCAAACAAAACAGTAGTGAGAATGGAAAACGGGTCTGCAATGATAATCACACAGCCATGCAACGCATAAGAGCAACACAAAAACGTCCAGATTAAAAGGGTATCGCGGATAAATCAAGGCACTCCAGTGCCAACACAGACATACAggcacgcacacacacacaagaGCTAGAACACAAGTAGT belongs to Aspergillus luchuensis IFO 4308 DNA, chromosome 3, nearly complete sequence and includes:
- a CDS encoding putative Coatomer subunit epsilon (COG:U;~EggNog:ENOG410PJM1;~InterPro:IPR011990,IPR006822;~PFAM:PF04733,PF13432,PF13174;~go_function: GO:0005198 - structural molecule activity [Evidence IEA];~go_function: GO:0005515 - protein binding [Evidence IEA];~go_process: GO:0006890 - retrograde vesicle-mediated transport, Golgi to endoplasmic reticulum [Evidence IEA]); this encodes MDPFSAEGELINIHNAFHQGQYQAVIEFDTSALSPENQLPARVLQLRAKIALGQTDEVLADVEGEEETPDLAAVKALAQQSTGDVESALKLAQDLAENYPDNATVQVLCGTLLQAQGQSEDALALLTKHQGNLEAVALIVQIHLQQNRSDLALKEVQAAKRWAQDSLLVNLAESWVGMRLGGEKYQAAFYVYEELASAPSTSAPLSIVGQAVAELHLGRLPEAEAALTAALQQYPDEAELIANSVVLNVLAGKPSEELEQRLEQINPTHPLLCDLQAKSELFDTAAAKYAPRVSA